Genomic window (Desulfurella sp.):
GTATCTTTTCTAAGCCTGTGTAGTCGGGTTTTTGACCTACTGAATAAATAAATGTGTCAGCTTTTACCAAGAAAGGCTCACCTACGTTTTCTACCTGCGCTGCATGTCCACGTTCATCTTTTGCGCCTACCTTTATTTTCTGAAATTTAACACCCGTAAGTTTTCCATTTTCACTTACAAGTTCAACAGGCACTGTTGCAAACTGGAATGTTATGCCTTCTTCGTAAGCATCGAGGGCTTCTCTTGAAGCTTTTTTATCAAAAGTCTCTTTGTCTGGCACAGTTCTTCTATAGGCGAATGTGACGTTTGCACCCCATCTCTTGCTTATCATAGCAGCATCTGCTGCAGTATCTGCGCCAACCACCACAACATCTTTGCCTATATCCAATTTCTCACCATTTGCAAAACGGTATAAAAACTCAAGTCCGCTATAAACACCTTTTATGCTGTCAATATTTTCTAATCTGGGTTTTTCTGGTTTGTATGCACCTACTGCAAGGTAAATACAATCAAATTCTTTCTTTAATTCTTCAATATCTAGATCTTTTCCCAATGCCTTGGAGCATTTAATTTCTACTCCAAGATCAACAATCCTTTGTATTTCTGCATTTACAATTTCTTTTGGTAATCTGAAATTAGGTATACCATAGTATAACAAACCACCGGGTTTTTCTTCTTTTTCAAATATGGTTACTTTTACACCTCTTCTTGCAAGGTGGTATGCGCAGGATAAGCCAGATGGTCCAGAGCCTATAATTGCTACCTTTGCATCGTATGTCTCATCAAGTTTTTTTAAAGGTAACTTATGTTTTAGTGCAAAATCGCCAATAAACATTTCACAGGCATTGATATTTACGGCGCTATCCTTGTCTTTTCTATTACATCTTGATTCACAAGGATGGGGACAAACCCTACCTGTAGTTGAAGGTAGGGGGTTTGTTTGAGCAATAATATAGAAAGCGCCCTCGAGGGCCTCTTCATATGTCCTGCCGTAATCTTGTGCCTGAGCAATGTACTGGAGAAATTCCCTAACCTGTTCTCCATTTGGACATGTATCGGAACAGGGAGGGCGCTTTTCTACGTATATTGGCCTATCAGAAGAATATTCTGTGCCAGTTGGTTTACTGAAACTTTTAATACTTTTTTTAACCTTTACTACAGCCATAATAGCTCCTTATTGCGTTTGATCTTCAGGCAAAGTCAGAAAGCTCCCTCCTGCATAACCATAAATCAATTCCCCATTATCTGTAAGTTCTTTTATAGCAGCTTTGGCATCTTTTCTTGTTATATTCTCGCTTTGAAAGTTTTGCTCAACTTCTTTTTCTAAATCCTGAGGTTTAAATCTTTTTTTGCCATGGTATTCTTTTACTAGATTAACCACAAATTCCTTTATCTTTTGTTTTTGCTCATCAGTCATGGTAGCCTCCTTACAATCGTGCATAGTTCGAGTAATTCATCGTTGCTTCACCTAATCTGAAATCATCAATATGGTATTTTGTAAATTCAAAGCCCGTTATTTTAAAGAATTTCGGCCAACCAATCCTATCAATCCATTCTGCTACACGTTCTCCTTTTCTTGCACCTTCTTTGTATGCTTCAAGTATTGTCCTTACGGCTTCGATAACTTCTGGCCATCTTGGCGGATTATTTGGAAGCCATGGCACTACCAGTTTTGAAAAAGTTGGCTTGGTTCTTGCATTTGAAACTTTGCCCCCAATAAATATTGCCAATCCATCATTTAGAGGATCAGCTATAGGAAGCGCAGGGCAAACTGTATAGCAGTTACCGCAATAAACGCATCTATCTTCATCGATTTCCACAGAAGGCTTACCATCTATAGTTTTTGGCCTTACTGCATCTACCGGACACGCCGCTATTGTACTTGGTATCTCGCACAAATCCTTTACCCTATCTGCCATAACCCTTGGTGGTCTTCTGTGCATTCCCACAATCGCAATATCAGAAGCACCCACAGAACCACACATATTAAGACAACACGCAAATGCCATTCTTACCTTTGCGGGTAATTTGTCTGAAACAAAATAATCATAAAACTCATCCATTAAGGCTTTAACCACACCTGATGCATCACTTGCAGATGTATGGCAATGCAGCCAACCTTGTGTATGTACAATATTGCCAAGCGAATGATCGATCCCACCAACTGGAAAACCCAATGCCTGTACTTCTTTAATTAAGGGTTCAATATTTTCTTCTTTATCAAGAAGAAATTCTAAGTTATTTCTCGTTGTAAATCTTAAGTAACCGCCGCAATACTTATCTGCAAGATCAGATATTTCCCTTACAAAATCACTGCTTACTATCCTTGTTGAGCCTACCCTTACAGTATAGAGCTTCTCACCAGACTCTGAAACATGAACCATAACACCTGGTTTTAAAATCTCATGATACAACCACTTACCATAATTTCTTTTAATTATAGGCGGTAAAAAATCTTCATAGTGTGGTGGACCTATATCTGTAATTCTTACTGTTCCTTTATCTACATCTGGCATAG
Coding sequences:
- a CDS encoding NAD(P)-binding protein is translated as MAVVKVKKSIKSFSKPTGTEYSSDRPIYVEKRPPCSDTCPNGEQVREFLQYIAQAQDYGRTYEEALEGAFYIIAQTNPLPSTTGRVCPHPCESRCNRKDKDSAVNINACEMFIGDFALKHKLPLKKLDETYDAKVAIIGSGPSGLSCAYHLARRGVKVTIFEKEEKPGGLLYYGIPNFRLPKEIVNAEIQRIVDLGVEIKCSKALGKDLDIEELKKEFDCIYLAVGAYKPEKPRLENIDSIKGVYSGLEFLYRFANGEKLDIGKDVVVVGADTAADAAMISKRWGANVTFAYRRTVPDKETFDKKASREALDAYEEGITFQFATVPVELVSENGKLTGVKFQKIKVGAKDERGHAAQVENVGEPFLVKADTFIYSVGQKPDYTGLEKILGQTEGFIKINDNYQVEGQDKVFAGGDVVGPRLMYVTTAIGHGFAAAANIIEHITGKKIIEQDTRKVIESDKMHLDLYETKPRHERTFREPNERIKDFEPFMNALSMEEFIEETKRCMSCGLCFDCGNCFTYCSHGAVKKLPKGQHYEFHLETCDGCMKCFENCPCGYIEKM
- the dsrB gene encoding dissimilatory-type sulfite reductase subunit beta; translation: MPDVDKGTVRITDIGPPHYEDFLPPIIKRNYGKWLYHEILKPGVMVHVSESGEKLYTVRVGSTRIVSSDFVREISDLADKYCGGYLRFTTRNNLEFLLDKEENIEPLIKEVQALGFPVGGIDHSLGNIVHTQGWLHCHTSASDASGVVKALMDEFYDYFVSDKLPAKVRMAFACCLNMCGSVGASDIAIVGMHRRPPRVMADRVKDLCEIPSTIAACPVDAVRPKTIDGKPSVEIDEDRCVYCGNCYTVCPALPIADPLNDGLAIFIGGKVSNARTKPTFSKLVVPWLPNNPPRWPEVIEAVRTILEAYKEGARKGERVAEWIDRIGWPKFFKITGFEFTKYHIDDFRLGEATMNYSNYARL